In Crinalium epipsammum PCC 9333, the following are encoded in one genomic region:
- a CDS encoding CheR family methyltransferase — MNFQQDVTPEFLALLDYIKNNRGFDFTNYKSPSLIRRIRLRMKEIDIDNYSDYIDYLAVQPEEFNLLFNTILINVTCFFRDRTAWDYLASDIIPLILEKNPDKPIRVWSAGCASGQEAYTLAMVLAEIIGLKQFRERVKIFATDVDEEALNQARQGNYSLKEVKDIPPHLLTKYFDSHANRYTFNKELRRCLIFGRHNLMQDAPIAKVDLLVCRNSLMYFNVEGQSRLLDRFHFALNDDGFLFLGKAETLFTRSNLFTPVDLKRRIYIKVSKTSRQTNRLFSTPKINQEPTPNEMVDEKLLYEAAFKADTLAQVVVDIKGCLFLANENAYNLFGLNSWDIGRPFQDLEISYRPVELRSQIDQVAVEHRPITLSEIKWSTTIGEIKYFDIEIIPLLENQTLLGVKIIFNDVSSYQKLQDELEHSNQELEAAYEELQSANEELETTNEELQSANEELETTNEELQSTNEELETTNEELQSTNEELQTLNQELLQRSSQLNQANLFLESILTTLHMGVVVLDDELCIHIWNSQATDMWGLRLDEVQGKHLLNLDIGLPLEQLRQPIRLCLSPNATYQELVLNATNRRGKSIECQISLTPINHTQTTFQGVIILMEEIS, encoded by the coding sequence ATGAATTTTCAACAGGATGTTACCCCTGAATTTCTAGCTTTATTAGATTATATTAAAAATAACCGAGGCTTTGATTTCACTAATTATAAAAGCCCCAGTTTGATCCGTCGCATTCGCTTACGGATGAAGGAAATTGATATTGATAACTATAGTGACTATATAGACTACCTAGCAGTACAGCCAGAAGAGTTTAATCTTTTATTTAATACAATTTTAATCAATGTTACTTGCTTTTTCCGCGATCGCACTGCTTGGGACTACCTTGCCAGTGATATCATCCCTTTAATCCTTGAAAAAAATCCCGACAAACCTATCCGTGTCTGGAGTGCTGGATGTGCTTCTGGGCAAGAAGCCTACACATTGGCGATGGTGCTGGCTGAAATTATCGGTCTTAAGCAGTTTCGGGAGCGAGTAAAAATTTTTGCCACAGATGTAGATGAGGAAGCTCTCAACCAAGCGCGTCAAGGTAATTACTCTCTCAAAGAAGTTAAAGATATTCCCCCTCATTTACTCACAAAATACTTTGATTCTCATGCCAACCGCTATACTTTCAATAAAGAGTTGCGTCGTTGTCTAATTTTTGGTCGCCACAATTTGATGCAAGATGCACCTATTGCTAAAGTTGACTTGTTGGTATGCCGCAACAGCTTAATGTATTTCAACGTTGAGGGACAAAGTAGGCTGCTAGACCGTTTTCACTTCGCTCTCAATGACGATGGTTTTCTGTTCTTAGGTAAAGCCGAAACTTTATTTACCCGCAGTAATTTGTTCACTCCAGTAGATTTAAAACGACGTATATATATCAAAGTTTCCAAAACATCTCGTCAGACAAACCGTTTATTCTCTACTCCTAAAATTAATCAAGAGCCAACACCAAATGAAATGGTTGATGAAAAACTCTTATATGAGGCAGCCTTCAAAGCCGATACCTTAGCACAAGTAGTCGTGGACATTAAAGGTTGCTTGTTTTTGGCTAACGAGAATGCTTACAACTTATTTGGCTTGAATTCCTGGGATATCGGTCGCCCTTTTCAAGACTTGGAAATTTCTTATCGACCTGTAGAATTGCGCTCTCAGATTGATCAAGTTGCCGTTGAACATCGCCCAATTACTTTATCAGAAATAAAATGGTCAACTACTATTGGTGAGATTAAATATTTTGATATAGAAATCATTCCTTTATTAGAAAACCAAACTCTTTTAGGAGTAAAAATAATTTTTAATGACGTAAGTAGCTATCAAAAATTGCAAGATGAGCTAGAACATTCCAACCAAGAGTTAGAAGCTGCTTACGAGGAACTGCAATCTGCTAACGAAGAATTAGAAACTACCAACGAGGAACTGCAATCTGCTAACGAAGAATTAGAAACTACCAACGAGGAATTACAATCTACCAACGAAGAATTAGAAACTACTAACGAAGAACTTCAGTCTACTAATGAAGAACTGCAAACACTCAATCAAGAATTACTGCAACGTAGTTCTCAACTCAACCAAGCAAACTTATTTTTAGAATCAATCTTAACTACATTACACATGGGGGTGGTAGTGTTAGATGATGAGTTGTGCATTCATATTTGGAATTCTCAAGCTACAGATATGTGGGGGCTACGGTTAGATGAAGTTCAAGGTAAACACTTGCTGAATTTGGATATCGGTTTGCCATTAGAGCAACTTCGACAACCGATTAGGCTGTGCTTATCGCCAAATGCGACATATCAAGAGTTAGTATTAAATGCTACAAATCGTCGTGGCAAATCAATAGAATGTCAAATTAGCCTTACACCAATTAATCATACTCAGACAACATTTCAGGGAGTTATTATTTTAATGGAGGAAATCAGCTAG
- a CDS encoding PCP reductase family protein — MADSNKLAWTPEAEASLKEIPFFVRPAARKKIEKYAQEAGQEIITLEIYEELKQKFGQK, encoded by the coding sequence ATGGCTGATTCCAATAAATTAGCTTGGACACCTGAAGCGGAAGCTTCTTTAAAGGAAATTCCTTTCTTTGTCCGTCCCGCAGCTAGGAAAAAGATTGAGAAGTACGCACAAGAAGCGGGGCAAGAAATTATCACTCTAGAGATTTATGAAGAACTTAAACAAAAATTTGGACAAAAATAA
- a CDS encoding SH3 domain-containing protein, with translation MIYFKQNIATLALISVSLTASQLILQPITKAEKVNFSTSTLLVANKGICSFITANNVNIRSQPGTQFKVVANLKMGDGVIAVLRKGNWVQISGKITSKPGVVPEVVKPIKGWVLNTYINACSGEHFDQWRI, from the coding sequence ATGATATATTTCAAGCAAAATATAGCAACTTTGGCGTTAATATCTGTATCATTAACTGCCTCACAACTTATACTTCAACCAATTACTAAGGCAGAAAAAGTAAATTTTTCTACTTCCACCCTTTTAGTAGCTAACAAGGGTATTTGTTCATTTATTACTGCCAATAATGTTAATATTCGTAGCCAGCCTGGTACTCAGTTTAAAGTTGTTGCTAACCTCAAGATGGGAGATGGTGTAATAGCAGTCCTTAGAAAAGGAAACTGGGTACAAATATCTGGAAAAATAACATCAAAGCCAGGAGTTGTACCAGAGGTTGTTAAACCGATTAAAGGTTGGGTACTTAATACTTATATTAATGCTTGTTCAGGAGAGCATTTTGATCAGTGGCGCATCTAA
- a CDS encoding N-acetylmuramoyl-L-alanine amidase — MRNILGLAVLGSLITFPALAQQSLYVSYPPTTYKTASDRIFVMGTAPSKGQVLVNGTAIPRSPAGHFAPSFPLMLGENQFKVRYQDKEINLKVTRTATQAVIPKGVEFAEGSLEPSVDISRMPGELFCFGAIAPSQANVSVNIGGQTIPLFVQEQVVNLPANSAALVSAQQNQPSAVSGAGHYLGCAAAAAAADLGNPQFQLEKNGQQVSQQGPGKVQIISPAKLEIAEVIVDNGIARSGASTDFARLTPLPKGTKASITGREGEWVRLDYGGWINSKEVKIVPGSVPPKSIIRSITSRKVGGATEVVFPLQVPVPVTVQQGDRKLVLTLYNTTSQTDIIRLDDDPIISRLDWQQVSPGVVQYTFNLKSLQQWGYKLQYRGTSLVLSLRHPAKISKQASKPLSGIKIVLDPGHGGKESGAAGPTGYLEKDANLYVSKLVGYQLMARGATVYMTRETDKQVSLPERVAIIDKVQPAIAVSIHYNSLPDQGDALKTQGFGAFWYHPQAHSLAMFVHNHIVQNARRPSYGVFWDNLALARPATTPSVLLELGFMSNPQEFEWVANPQQQQKMAKAIADGITQWFAATK, encoded by the coding sequence ATGAGAAATATCCTGGGATTGGCTGTTTTAGGGTCTTTAATTACATTTCCAGCTTTGGCACAACAGTCTCTTTACGTTTCCTATCCACCAACAACTTACAAAACGGCATCTGACCGGATTTTTGTGATGGGGACAGCGCCCTCTAAAGGACAGGTGTTAGTAAATGGGACGGCGATCCCACGAAGTCCGGCAGGGCATTTTGCTCCTAGTTTTCCCTTGATGCTGGGGGAAAATCAGTTTAAAGTGCGCTACCAAGATAAAGAAATCAATCTCAAGGTGACGCGCACTGCTACCCAAGCTGTAATACCCAAGGGAGTAGAGTTTGCGGAAGGTTCGTTGGAACCATCGGTGGATATTTCGAGGATGCCAGGGGAGTTATTTTGCTTTGGCGCGATCGCACCATCTCAAGCTAATGTCTCTGTAAATATTGGTGGTCAAACTATACCGCTATTTGTTCAAGAGCAAGTTGTAAATTTACCTGCTAATTCTGCCGCTTTGGTTTCAGCGCAGCAAAATCAACCATCTGCGGTGTCTGGTGCTGGGCATTATCTTGGTTGCGCCGCCGCCGCCGCCGCCGCCGATTTGGGAAACCCCCAGTTTCAATTAGAAAAAAATGGTCAGCAGGTTAGCCAGCAGGGACCAGGTAAGGTACAAATTATTTCTCCTGCTAAGTTGGAGATTGCAGAAGTAATTGTAGATAATGGGATTGCTCGTAGTGGGGCAAGTACAGATTTTGCTCGGTTGACACCACTGCCTAAAGGTACAAAAGCATCAATTACTGGACGTGAAGGGGAATGGGTACGCCTAGATTATGGTGGTTGGATTAATAGTAAGGAAGTTAAGATTGTTCCTGGTTCAGTACCGCCTAAGTCAATAATTCGCAGTATTACTTCTCGTAAAGTTGGTGGTGCAACAGAAGTAGTATTTCCTCTGCAAGTACCAGTACCCGTGACGGTACAACAGGGCGATCGCAAATTAGTTCTTACCCTTTACAACACTACTTCCCAAACAGATATTATCCGCCTAGACGATGACCCCATAATTTCTCGCTTAGATTGGCAGCAAGTATCGCCAGGGGTGGTGCAGTATACCTTTAACCTCAAATCTTTACAACAATGGGGCTATAAGCTGCAATATCGTGGCACAAGCTTAGTGCTATCTCTACGTCATCCGGCTAAGATTTCTAAACAAGCCTCAAAGCCTTTATCTGGGATCAAAATAGTACTTGATCCAGGGCATGGTGGTAAAGAATCTGGCGCAGCAGGACCAACGGGTTATTTAGAAAAAGATGCCAATTTGTATGTGTCAAAACTCGTGGGATATCAATTAATGGCGCGGGGCGCGACAGTATATATGACACGGGAGACAGATAAGCAAGTGTCGTTACCAGAACGGGTAGCAATTATTGACAAAGTGCAACCTGCAATAGCTGTCTCAATTCACTACAATTCCTTACCAGATCAAGGTGATGCTTTAAAAACTCAAGGTTTTGGGGCTTTTTGGTATCATCCGCAAGCTCATAGTTTGGCAATGTTTGTACATAACCATATAGTGCAAAATGCTCGTCGTCCTTCTTATGGTGTGTTTTGGGATAACCTAGCTTTAGCTCGTCCTGCAACAACACCTTCTGTATTATTGGAATTAGGTTTTATGAGTAACCCACAGGAATTTGAGTGGGTTGCTAATCCCCAACAGCAACAGAAAATGGCAAAAGCGATCGCTGATGGTATTACTCAATGGTTTGCTGCGACTAAATAA
- the cynS gene encoding cyanase, whose product MEIPEITQKLLAAKKAKNVSFADLEKAVGRDEVWIAAVIYRQASASDEEASKLLLALGLDEELAQELGEYPVKGLGPIVPTDPFIYRFYEIMQVYGMPLKAVIQDKFGDGIMSAIDFTLDVEKEEDPKGDRVKLIMSGKFLPYKKW is encoded by the coding sequence ATGGAAATTCCAGAAATTACCCAAAAACTTTTAGCAGCTAAAAAAGCTAAAAATGTCAGTTTTGCTGATTTAGAGAAAGCAGTTGGACGTGATGAAGTTTGGATTGCAGCAGTAATATACCGTCAAGCTAGTGCATCTGATGAAGAAGCAAGTAAGCTGCTACTTGCGTTAGGTTTGGATGAAGAATTAGCGCAAGAATTAGGTGAATATCCTGTGAAAGGTTTGGGACCAATTGTGCCAACTGACCCTTTTATCTATCGTTTTTATGAAATTATGCAAGTTTATGGTATGCCGTTGAAGGCAGTAATTCAAGATAAGTTTGGTGATGGTATTATGAGCGCAATTGATTTTACTTTAGATGTGGAGAAAGAGGAAGATCCAAAAGGCGACAGAGTTAAACTAATTATGTCAGGAAAATTCCTACCCTATAAAAAATGGTAA
- the rsmH gene encoding 16S rRNA (cytosine(1402)-N(4))-methyltransferase RsmH — protein MDKPEFFHISVLSRELVHGLAIRPGGHYLDATVGGGGHSRLILEAAPDVEVTAIDRDESAIAAAKIVLTNFNSRINFIQSNFAEFNPKNVTFDGIIADLGVSSVHLDFPERGFSFRHEAALDMRMDRREDLTAADIINHWDEKELADIFFKYGEERLSRRIARRIVENRPFKTTTELAEAIAYSVPRQYRYGRIHPATRVFQALRIVVNQELTSLEKFIYQAPNWLKPSGRIGIISFHSLEDRIVKHRLKESPLLQVLTKKPIIPQEDELENNPRSRSAKLRLAERKI, from the coding sequence ATGGATAAGCCGGAGTTTTTTCACATATCGGTATTAAGCCGAGAGTTAGTCCACGGCTTGGCAATTCGTCCAGGGGGGCATTATTTAGATGCAACGGTGGGAGGGGGCGGACATAGCCGCTTGATTTTGGAGGCTGCACCGGATGTGGAAGTAACGGCTATTGATCGCGATGAAAGTGCGATCGCAGCCGCTAAAATTGTCTTAACTAATTTTAACTCACGGATCAATTTTATTCAAAGCAATTTTGCGGAGTTTAATCCTAAAAATGTTACTTTTGATGGTATAATAGCAGACTTAGGTGTTAGCTCTGTACATCTAGATTTCCCTGAGCGTGGCTTTAGTTTTCGCCACGAAGCGGCATTAGATATGCGGATGGATAGACGAGAAGATCTTACCGCAGCAGATATTATTAATCATTGGGATGAGAAGGAATTAGCAGATATTTTCTTTAAATATGGAGAGGAGCGACTTTCACGGCGGATTGCGCGGAGAATTGTCGAAAATCGCCCTTTTAAGACAACAACAGAATTAGCGGAAGCGATCGCATATTCTGTTCCTCGTCAATACCGTTATGGTAGAATCCATCCAGCTACTAGAGTATTTCAAGCATTAAGAATAGTAGTTAATCAAGAATTAACTTCACTGGAAAAGTTTATATATCAAGCACCTAATTGGTTAAAACCTAGTGGCAGAATTGGAATTATTAGTTTTCATAGTTTGGAAGACAGAATTGTTAAGCATAGATTAAAAGAATCACCGCTATTGCAAGTATTGACTAAGAAGCCGATTATTCCTCAAGAAGATGAGCTTGAAAATAATCCTCGTTCTCGTTCAGCTAAACTTAGGTTAGCAGAACGGAAGATTTAA
- a CDS encoding sensor histidine kinase, which translates to MNQQQGAVAVNGEEFFNQIEVVRDRASLVYQEAQRGQFPAPDLLPVAVEELRTALEELQVAEEELRDQNQQLLTTRHQLEVERQRYQDLFEFAPDCYLLTNAQGIITEANHAAAKLFNLPQKYLVNKPLVTFVVEQERHNFVNELLRLQQQERVQEWELVMQARNGLPFDAAITVAAMYNQNGCLIGMRWLVRDITARKQAEEQRRRIEIQNLQLLEESRLKSQFLGIISHELRTPLNAILGFSQVMLRQCDRQLIPQHINMLERILNNGKQLLTVINDILDFSRLQAGRLEFRLEVFNIEQLLTTIVNDFRRSAEQKNLSLQLNITLQNPQVVNDSDRLRQIIVNLLSNAIKFTESGSVLVEVRDFERDKLEIIVKDTGVGISDGEMQHIFKEFRQANQSNTRIPGGTGLGLAITDSLVQLMNGKITVKSELGQGSTFRVELPHSLNLQQSSRVVRTLC; encoded by the coding sequence ATGAATCAGCAGCAAGGGGCGGTGGCAGTGAATGGAGAGGAGTTTTTCAATCAAATTGAGGTAGTGCGCGATCGCGCATCTTTAGTGTACCAGGAAGCCCAGCGAGGGCAGTTTCCAGCACCCGACTTGCTACCCGTTGCTGTAGAAGAATTGCGTACTGCTTTAGAAGAACTGCAAGTAGCGGAAGAAGAACTGCGCGATCAGAATCAACAGTTATTAACTACTCGTCATCAGCTAGAAGTTGAACGTCAACGCTACCAAGATTTATTTGAATTTGCCCCTGATTGCTATTTATTAACTAATGCTCAAGGAATAATCACTGAAGCTAACCATGCAGCAGCGAAACTGTTTAACCTACCCCAGAAATATCTGGTAAATAAACCCTTGGTTACTTTTGTAGTCGAGCAAGAGCGTCATAACTTTGTTAACGAACTGCTAAGGCTGCAACAACAAGAGCGGGTGCAGGAGTGGGAATTGGTGATGCAAGCAAGGAATGGTTTACCCTTTGATGCTGCCATCACCGTAGCTGCGATGTACAATCAGAATGGTTGCTTGATTGGTATGCGCTGGCTGGTGCGTGATATTACCGCCCGCAAGCAAGCAGAAGAGCAAAGGCGGCGGATAGAGATTCAGAATTTGCAACTGTTAGAAGAATCGCGCCTCAAATCGCAATTTTTAGGAATTATATCCCACGAACTACGCACCCCACTAAATGCGATTCTGGGATTTTCGCAGGTGATGTTGCGACAATGCGATCGTCAATTAATCCCACAGCATATCAATATGCTAGAGCGGATATTAAATAATGGCAAACAACTATTAACAGTAATTAACGATATTCTCGACTTTTCTCGGTTACAAGCAGGTCGTTTAGAATTTAGGCTAGAAGTTTTTAATATTGAACAGTTACTAACAACGATTGTTAACGATTTTAGACGTAGTGCTGAACAAAAAAACTTATCGTTACAGTTAAATATTACTTTACAAAATCCCCAAGTTGTGAATGATAGCGATCGCTTGCGTCAAATTATAGTAAATTTATTATCAAATGCGATTAAGTTTACTGAATCTGGCAGTGTGTTGGTTGAAGTGCGGGATTTTGAGAGAGATAAATTAGAAATTATTGTTAAAGATACTGGAGTTGGCATCAGCGATGGTGAAATGCAACATATTTTTAAAGAATTTCGGCAAGCAAATCAAAGCAATACGCGCATACCAGGGGGTACTGGTTTAGGATTAGCAATTACAGATTCTTTAGTACAGCTAATGAATGGCAAAATTACAGTAAAGAGCGAATTAGGTCAAGGTTCTACTTTCCGTGTCGAGTTACCACACAGCTTAAATTTGCAACAATCATCGCGGGTTGTAAGGACGCTTTGTTGA
- a CDS encoding Uma2 family endonuclease, producing the protein MSVTVPIQAIELTPGSQIIIPNLSWQEFEQILIDLGEKSSSRITYYRGTLEIMSPLALHERPHRIIADIVKVILDIQGRDWEDFGSTTLKRPEIAGIEPDTCFYIQNADKVKGCTNLDLKQYPPPDLAIEADVTSKTTLDAYEAMGVPEVWIYRSKQLKIYLLSNQGYVEIANSPIFPGLPLTELIPQLVQKAIDEGTSRMLRDLRNQFPQL; encoded by the coding sequence ATGAGCGTAACTGTTCCCATTCAAGCTATTGAACTTACCCCAGGTAGCCAGATTATTATCCCTAACCTTTCCTGGCAAGAATTCGAGCAAATTCTCATTGACTTAGGAGAAAAAAGTAGCAGTCGCATTACTTATTACCGAGGAACTTTAGAAATTATGTCCCCGTTGGCATTACATGAACGTCCGCACCGTATTATTGCTGATATAGTTAAAGTCATTCTGGACATTCAAGGGCGAGACTGGGAAGATTTTGGTTCAACAACCCTCAAGCGTCCAGAAATTGCTGGAATTGAACCTGATACTTGCTTTTATATCCAAAACGCTGACAAAGTTAAAGGCTGTACAAACTTGGATTTAAAACAGTATCCACCCCCAGATTTAGCAATAGAGGCAGATGTTACTTCTAAAACAACTCTTGATGCTTACGAAGCGATGGGCGTTCCTGAAGTTTGGATTTACCGCAGCAAGCAACTGAAAATATACTTACTCTCTAATCAAGGCTATGTTGAAATTGCTAATAGTCCTATCTTTCCAGGCTTACCTTTAACTGAATTAATTCCCCAACTGGTGCAAAAAGCAATTGATGAAGGTACTAGCAGAATGCTACGCGACTTGAGAAACCAATTTCCTCAGTTATAA
- a CDS encoding S-methyl-5'-thioadenosine phosphorylase → MIKADIGIIGGSGLYKMDALKDVEEVQVDTPFGAPSDALIVGTLEGTRVAFLARHGRNHHLMPSELPFRANIYAMKQLGVKYLISASAVGSLKEEAKPLDMVVPDQFIDRTKNRISTFFGEGIVAHIAFGDPVCGQLAGVVADAIANLNLPDVNLHRGGTYICMEGPAFSTKAESNLYRSWGATIIGMTNLPEAKLAREAEIAYATLALVTDYDCWHPDHDSVTVDMIIGNLQRNAVNAQKVIQETVRRLSENPFTSDAHSALEYAILTPLDKVPAATKDQLNLLLQKYL, encoded by the coding sequence ATGATTAAAGCAGATATTGGGATCATCGGTGGTAGCGGTCTTTATAAGATGGATGCTTTAAAAGATGTTGAAGAGGTGCAAGTTGACACACCTTTTGGAGCGCCTTCTGATGCCTTAATAGTAGGAACACTAGAGGGTACACGAGTTGCTTTCTTGGCGCGTCATGGTCGCAACCATCATTTGATGCCTTCTGAGTTGCCTTTTAGAGCTAATATTTATGCGATGAAGCAGCTAGGAGTGAAGTATTTAATCTCTGCTTCTGCTGTCGGTTCTCTGAAAGAAGAAGCTAAACCATTAGATATGGTAGTACCCGATCAATTTATTGATCGGACAAAAAATCGCATTTCTACCTTTTTTGGTGAAGGAATTGTTGCTCACATTGCTTTTGGCGATCCAGTTTGTGGTCAGTTAGCTGGGGTTGTGGCGGATGCGATCGCGAATCTCAACTTACCCGATGTTAACCTACATCGTGGCGGTACTTATATTTGTATGGAAGGTCCTGCATTTTCGACAAAAGCAGAATCAAATCTTTACCGCAGTTGGGGTGCAACTATAATTGGGATGACCAATTTACCAGAAGCAAAATTAGCCAGAGAAGCAGAAATTGCTTATGCTACTTTAGCGTTAGTTACCGATTACGATTGCTGGCATCCAGATCATGACAGCGTAACAGTAGATATGATTATTGGCAATTTACAACGTAATGCTGTAAATGCCCAAAAAGTAATTCAAGAAACAGTACGCCGCCTCAGCGAAAATCCCTTTACTTCAGATGCTCATTCAGCATTAGAATATGCAATTCTCACGCCTCTAGATAAAGTTCCTGCTGCAACAAAAGATCAGTTAAATTTGTTGTTGCAAAAATATTTATAG
- a CDS encoding NAD(P)H-quinone oxidoreductase subunit H — protein sequence MAQIETRTEPMVLNMGPHHPSMHGVLRLIVTLDGEDVVDCEPVIGYLHRGMEKIAENRTNIMYVPYVSRWDYAEGMFNEAITVNAPEKLANIPVPKRASYIRVIMLELNRIANHLLWLGPFLADVGAQTPFFYIFRERELIYDLWEAATGYRMVNNNYFRIGGVAVDLPYGWVDKCVDFCDYFDVKVDEYERLITDNPIFRRRVEGVGTIGREEAINWGLSGPTLRASGVKWDLRKVDHYECYDDFNWDVQWETGGDCFARYLVRIREMRESVKILRQALKALPGGPYENLEAKRMMEGAKSEWNGFDYQYIGKKVAPTFKIPKGEHYVRVESGKGELGIFIVGDDNVFPWRWKIRTADFVNLQILPHILKGFKVADIVTILGSIDIIMGSVDR from the coding sequence ATGGCACAAATTGAAACCAGAACAGAGCCGATGGTGCTGAACATGGGTCCGCACCATCCATCTATGCACGGGGTATTAAGACTAATTGTCACCCTTGATGGCGAAGATGTGGTGGACTGCGAACCAGTCATCGGCTACCTGCATCGAGGCATGGAAAAAATTGCCGAGAACCGTACCAATATTATGTACGTTCCTTACGTTAGTCGCTGGGACTACGCCGAAGGAATGTTCAACGAAGCAATTACCGTCAACGCACCAGAAAAACTAGCGAACATTCCAGTTCCCAAACGCGCCAGCTACATTCGTGTAATTATGCTGGAGTTGAACCGCATCGCTAACCATTTATTATGGCTTGGTCCCTTTTTAGCTGACGTAGGCGCACAAACTCCCTTCTTCTACATTTTCCGCGAACGGGAATTAATTTACGATTTGTGGGAAGCAGCCACAGGTTATCGGATGGTAAATAACAACTACTTCCGTATTGGTGGTGTAGCAGTTGATTTACCTTATGGTTGGGTAGATAAGTGTGTAGACTTCTGTGACTACTTTGACGTTAAAGTTGATGAGTATGAACGCTTAATCACTGACAACCCGATTTTCCGCCGTCGGGTTGAAGGCGTTGGAACTATCGGGCGTGAAGAAGCAATTAACTGGGGTCTTTCGGGTCCAACCTTACGCGCTTCTGGGGTGAAATGGGACTTACGCAAAGTTGACCACTACGAATGCTACGACGACTTTAACTGGGACGTACAGTGGGAAACTGGTGGCGATTGCTTCGCCCGTTACCTAGTGCGGATTCGTGAAATGCGCGAATCTGTCAAAATTCTGCGTCAAGCCTTAAAAGCACTTCCAGGCGGACCTTATGAAAACTTAGAAGCCAAGCGCATGATGGAAGGCGCAAAATCTGAGTGGAATGGCTTTGACTACCAATACATAGGTAAGAAAGTTGCTCCTACCTTTAAGATTCCCAAAGGTGAACACTACGTCCGTGTAGAAAGTGGCAAAGGCGAGTTAGGCATCTTTATAGTTGGTGATGATAATGTCTTCCCTTGGCGCTGGAAGATTCGTACTGCTGATTTCGTTAATCTGCAAATTCTGCCTCATATTCTCAAAGGTTTCAAAGTTGCAGATATCGTAACGATTTTGGGCAGTATCGACATCATCATGGGGTCAGTAGACCGTTAG
- a CDS encoding chemotaxis protein CheB: MSDYKIIVIGASAGGVEALIALVKQLPPDLPAAIFIVLHIPPHGTSVLPTILSRAGKLKAVHPQDGQVIKPGQIYIAPPNNHLLIKRGYITLACGPKENGHRPAVDPLFRTAARVYGANVIGVILSGSLDDGTAGLMAVKMRGGVAIVQNPKEAMFSGMPTSAVENVEVDYIMPLSGIPSLLAELVNQPVTKEEQPMPDEMEIESDIAELEINAVHKHDRPGNPSGFACPACGGSLWEIQEGHLLRFRCRTGHAYSSGTLLAEQSEALEEALWIALRALEESSALAAKLADKARDRQHNKSAERFDEQSQDAQKRANVIREALLNDSQPKGLNHRYGNGQLDKI, from the coding sequence ATGTCTGATTACAAAATAATTGTCATTGGAGCTTCAGCAGGTGGAGTCGAAGCACTAATCGCATTAGTTAAGCAATTGCCACCAGATTTGCCAGCAGCAATTTTTATTGTGCTTCATATTCCACCACATGGTACTAGCGTTTTACCAACAATCCTGAGTCGTGCTGGCAAACTCAAAGCTGTTCACCCTCAAGATGGACAAGTAATTAAGCCAGGGCAAATCTATATAGCCCCACCAAATAATCACTTACTGATAAAACGTGGTTATATTACCTTAGCTTGTGGTCCCAAAGAAAACGGTCATCGACCTGCGGTAGATCCTTTATTTAGGACAGCAGCCAGAGTATACGGAGCAAACGTAATTGGTGTGATTTTATCAGGATCGCTTGATGATGGCACAGCAGGTTTGATGGCAGTAAAAATGCGGGGTGGTGTTGCTATTGTGCAGAACCCCAAAGAAGCGATGTTTTCAGGAATGCCTACTAGCGCGGTTGAGAACGTCGAGGTGGATTATATTATGCCCTTATCGGGAATTCCATCACTTTTGGCAGAGTTGGTGAATCAACCAGTAACAAAGGAAGAACAGCCAATGCCGGATGAAATGGAGATAGAATCGGATATAGCTGAATTAGAGATTAACGCTGTTCACAAACACGATCGCCCAGGTAATCCTTCAGGTTTTGCTTGTCCCGCCTGTGGTGGTAGTTTATGGGAAATTCAGGAAGGACATTTGCTCAGGTTTAGGTGTCGTACTGGTCATGCTTATTCATCGGGAACACTTTTAGCTGAACAGTCTGAGGCTTTAGAAGAAGCTTTGTGGATAGCGTTACGAGCTTTAGAAGAGAGTTCGGCTTTAGCGGCTAAGTTAGCAGATAAAGCACGCGATCGCCAACACAATAAATCAGCAGAACGTTTTGATGAGCAGTCACAAGATGCCCAAAAGCGTGCTAACGTCATCCGAGAAGCATTATTAAATGACTCTCAACCAAAAGGGTTAAATCATCGGTATGGAAATGGACAATTAGATAAAATTTAA